In Mesoplodon densirostris isolate mMesDen1 chromosome 5, mMesDen1 primary haplotype, whole genome shotgun sequence, a single window of DNA contains:
- the CDV3 gene encoding protein CDV3 homolog isoform X4 — protein sequence MAEMEERSLDNFFAKRDKKKKKERSNRAASAAGSAGVAGGSSGAAGAAGGGAGAGTRPGDGGTAGAGATGPGAATKVVTKDEDEWKEFEQKEVDYSGLRVQAMQISEKEEDENEKREDPGDNWEEGGGGGGGVEKSSGPWNKTAPVQAPPAPVVVTEPPEPTMTSGVYRPPGARLTTTRKAPQGPPEIYSDTQFPSLQSTAKHVESRKY from the exons ATGGCTGAGATGGAGGAGCGGAGCCTGGACAACTTCTTCGCCAAGagagacaagaagaagaagaaggaacgGAGCAACCGGGCGGCGAGCGCCGCGGGTTCGGCGGGCGTCGCCGGCGGGAGCAGCGGAGCCGCGGGCGCGGCGGGCGGTGGGGCGGGCGCGGGGACCCGGCCGGGCGACGGCGGGACCGCGGGCGCGGGGGCCACGGGCCCCGGGGCCGCCACCAAGGTTGTGACAAAG GATGAAGATGAGTGGAAAGAATTTGAGCAAAAAGAGGTTGATTACAGCGGCCTAAGAGTTCAAGCAATGCAAATAAG tgaaaaggaagaagatgaaaatgaaaaaagagaagatcCAGGTGATAACTGGGAAGAAGgcggaggaggtggtggtggtgtagAAAAATCTTCAGGTCCCTGGAATAAAACAGCTCCGGTACAAGCACCTCCTGCTCCAGTAGTTG TTACAGAACCCCCAGAACCGACAATGACTAGTGGTGTGTATAGGCCTCCTGGGGCCAGGTTGACCACAACAAGGAAAGCACCCCAAGGACCACCAGAAATCTACAGTGATACACAGTTCCCATCCCTGCAGTCCACTGCCAAGCATGTAGAAAGCCGGAA ATACTGA
- the CDV3 gene encoding protein CDV3 homolog isoform X5, producing the protein MAEMEERSLDNFFAKRDKKKKKERSNRAASAAGSAGVAGGSSGAAGAAGGGAGAGTRPGDGGTAGAGATGPGAATKVVTKDEDEWKEFEQKEVDYSGLRVQAMQISEKEEDENEKREDPGDNWEEGGGGGGGVEKSSGPWNKTAPVQAPPAPVVVTEPPEPTMTSGVYRPPGARLTTTRKAPQGPPEIYSDTQFPSLQSTAKHVESRK; encoded by the exons ATGGCTGAGATGGAGGAGCGGAGCCTGGACAACTTCTTCGCCAAGagagacaagaagaagaagaaggaacgGAGCAACCGGGCGGCGAGCGCCGCGGGTTCGGCGGGCGTCGCCGGCGGGAGCAGCGGAGCCGCGGGCGCGGCGGGCGGTGGGGCGGGCGCGGGGACCCGGCCGGGCGACGGCGGGACCGCGGGCGCGGGGGCCACGGGCCCCGGGGCCGCCACCAAGGTTGTGACAAAG GATGAAGATGAGTGGAAAGAATTTGAGCAAAAAGAGGTTGATTACAGCGGCCTAAGAGTTCAAGCAATGCAAATAAG tgaaaaggaagaagatgaaaatgaaaaaagagaagatcCAGGTGATAACTGGGAAGAAGgcggaggaggtggtggtggtgtagAAAAATCTTCAGGTCCCTGGAATAAAACAGCTCCGGTACAAGCACCTCCTGCTCCAGTAGTTG TTACAGAACCCCCAGAACCGACAATGACTAGTGGTGTGTATAGGCCTCCTGGGGCCAGGTTGACCACAACAAGGAAAGCACCCCAAGGACCACCAGAAATCTACAGTGATACACAGTTCCCATCCCTGCAGTCCACTGCCAAGCATGTAGAAAGCCGGAA GTAA
- the CDV3 gene encoding protein CDV3 homolog isoform X1 → MAEMEERSLDNFFAKRDKKKKKERSNRAASAAGSAGVAGGSSGAAGAAGGGAGAGTRPGDGGTAGAGATGPGAATKVVTKDEDEWKEFEQKEVDYSGLRVQAMQISEKEEDENEKREDPGDNWEEGGGGGGGVEKSSGPWNKTAPVQAPPAPVVVTEPPEPTMTSGVYRPPGARLTTTRKAPQGPPEIYSDTQFPSLQSTAKHVESRKDKEMEKSFEVVRHKTRGRDEVSKNQALKLQLDNQYAVLENQKSSHTQYN, encoded by the exons ATGGCTGAGATGGAGGAGCGGAGCCTGGACAACTTCTTCGCCAAGagagacaagaagaagaagaaggaacgGAGCAACCGGGCGGCGAGCGCCGCGGGTTCGGCGGGCGTCGCCGGCGGGAGCAGCGGAGCCGCGGGCGCGGCGGGCGGTGGGGCGGGCGCGGGGACCCGGCCGGGCGACGGCGGGACCGCGGGCGCGGGGGCCACGGGCCCCGGGGCCGCCACCAAGGTTGTGACAAAG GATGAAGATGAGTGGAAAGAATTTGAGCAAAAAGAGGTTGATTACAGCGGCCTAAGAGTTCAAGCAATGCAAATAAG tgaaaaggaagaagatgaaaatgaaaaaagagaagatcCAGGTGATAACTGGGAAGAAGgcggaggaggtggtggtggtgtagAAAAATCTTCAGGTCCCTGGAATAAAACAGCTCCGGTACAAGCACCTCCTGCTCCAGTAGTTG TTACAGAACCCCCAGAACCGACAATGACTAGTGGTGTGTATAGGCCTCCTGGGGCCAGGTTGACCACAACAAGGAAAGCACCCCAAGGACCACCAGAAATCTACAGTGATACACAGTTCCCATCCCTGCAGTCCACTGCCAAGCATGTAGAAAGCCGGAA ggataaagaaatggagaagagCTTTGAAGTAGTAAGACACAAAACTAGAGGTAGGGATGAGGTTTCAAAAAACCAGGCCCTTAAACTTCAGCTAGACAACCAGTATGCTGTGCTTGAGAATCAGAAAAGCAGCCACACACAGTACAATTAA
- the CDV3 gene encoding protein CDV3 homolog isoform X2 codes for MAEMEERSLDNFFAKRDKKKKKERSNRAASAAGSAGVAGGSSGAAGAAGGGAGAGTRPGDGGTAGAGATGPGAATKVVTKDEDEWKEFEQKEVDYSGLRVQAMQISEKEEDENEKREDPGDNWEEGGGGGGGVEKSSGPWNKTAPVQAPPAPVVEPPEPTMTSGVYRPPGARLTTTRKAPQGPPEIYSDTQFPSLQSTAKHVESRKDKEMEKSFEVVRHKTRGRDEVSKNQALKLQLDNQYAVLENQKSSHTQYN; via the exons ATGGCTGAGATGGAGGAGCGGAGCCTGGACAACTTCTTCGCCAAGagagacaagaagaagaagaaggaacgGAGCAACCGGGCGGCGAGCGCCGCGGGTTCGGCGGGCGTCGCCGGCGGGAGCAGCGGAGCCGCGGGCGCGGCGGGCGGTGGGGCGGGCGCGGGGACCCGGCCGGGCGACGGCGGGACCGCGGGCGCGGGGGCCACGGGCCCCGGGGCCGCCACCAAGGTTGTGACAAAG GATGAAGATGAGTGGAAAGAATTTGAGCAAAAAGAGGTTGATTACAGCGGCCTAAGAGTTCAAGCAATGCAAATAAG tgaaaaggaagaagatgaaaatgaaaaaagagaagatcCAGGTGATAACTGGGAAGAAGgcggaggaggtggtggtggtgtagAAAAATCTTCAGGTCCCTGGAATAAAACAGCTCCGGTACAAGCACCTCCTGCTCCAGTAGTTG AACCCCCAGAACCGACAATGACTAGTGGTGTGTATAGGCCTCCTGGGGCCAGGTTGACCACAACAAGGAAAGCACCCCAAGGACCACCAGAAATCTACAGTGATACACAGTTCCCATCCCTGCAGTCCACTGCCAAGCATGTAGAAAGCCGGAA ggataaagaaatggagaagagCTTTGAAGTAGTAAGACACAAAACTAGAGGTAGGGATGAGGTTTCAAAAAACCAGGCCCTTAAACTTCAGCTAGACAACCAGTATGCTGTGCTTGAGAATCAGAAAAGCAGCCACACACAGTACAATTAA
- the CDV3 gene encoding protein CDV3 homolog isoform X3 has translation MAEMEERSLDNFFAKRDKKKKKERSNRAASAAGSAGVAGGSSGAAGAAGGGAGAGTRPGDGGTAGAGATGPGAATKVVTKDEDEWKEFEQKEVDYSGLRVQAMQISEKEEDENEKREDPGDNWEEGGGGGGGVEKSSGPWNKTAPVQAPPAPVVVTEPPEPTMTSGVYRPPGARLTTTRKAPQGPPEIYSDTQFPSLQSTAKHVESRNRYLK, from the exons ATGGCTGAGATGGAGGAGCGGAGCCTGGACAACTTCTTCGCCAAGagagacaagaagaagaagaaggaacgGAGCAACCGGGCGGCGAGCGCCGCGGGTTCGGCGGGCGTCGCCGGCGGGAGCAGCGGAGCCGCGGGCGCGGCGGGCGGTGGGGCGGGCGCGGGGACCCGGCCGGGCGACGGCGGGACCGCGGGCGCGGGGGCCACGGGCCCCGGGGCCGCCACCAAGGTTGTGACAAAG GATGAAGATGAGTGGAAAGAATTTGAGCAAAAAGAGGTTGATTACAGCGGCCTAAGAGTTCAAGCAATGCAAATAAG tgaaaaggaagaagatgaaaatgaaaaaagagaagatcCAGGTGATAACTGGGAAGAAGgcggaggaggtggtggtggtgtagAAAAATCTTCAGGTCCCTGGAATAAAACAGCTCCGGTACAAGCACCTCCTGCTCCAGTAGTTG TTACAGAACCCCCAGAACCGACAATGACTAGTGGTGTGTATAGGCCTCCTGGGGCCAGGTTGACCACAACAAGGAAAGCACCCCAAGGACCACCAGAAATCTACAGTGATACACAGTTCCCATCCCTGCAGTCCACTGCCAAGCATGTAGAAAGCCGGAA CAGGTACTTAAAATGA